The Deltaproteobacteria bacterium region GGCAAGTTCTTTTGGTTTTGCTGGTCGCTGAGCGCTGACAGCTGACTGCAGGGGAGTTGTTATGGGACAGGCAAAACTGCACGTGGAACTGTTACGCCATACGCCCCGTCCGGAAGAGGTGGTCGCTATGGGGGCCAAACTCTGTTATTCTCCGGCGAACATTGACGACCTGAAAGCGGGGATCGAAAGCAAGGACCAGTCGGCTTTTGTCGATAAACTTGTTTCCATGGGGCACATGTCGCCGGTGGAACATGTGACCTTTACCTTCGGGGTGGAAGGGATCTCCCGGGCCTGCTCGCACCAGATCGTCCGCCACCGGGTTGCCTCCTACTGTTTGAGCGGCGACACGGTCATAAAGGGAGCAAGGCAAAAATCAAGAGGCTACAAAAGGTTTACTGTCAAATCGCTTTTTGACAGGACTTTGTCTCCTCACGGCCGGTCGAGACTAAAGCTGATTCGGTTAAACAGCCTGGATGAGGAGAAACAGGTATTCTCCAGAGGAAAAATTAAAGATATTTTTTACACCGGCAAAAACGAGGTGTGGGAGGTAAAGCTCAATAACGGCAGAACCATTAAAGCAACCCCCAACCACCGCTTTCTTACAAAAGAGGGCTGGCTACCCCTGAAAGATATTGCCAGGTTAAGGCCCAAACTGGCGGTGAACGGCGTTACCTGTAAAGCCCCGGAGTTTGCGCTTTTGAGGGATAAGATCTGGCTCTATGAAAGGTATAACTCTGAAAACCTGACCCAGGAGGAAATTGGGGAGTTGCTGGGCTGTTCAAAGCACACAGTCAGGTCTTGGATAAGACGCCATGGACTGCAAAAAGAGACGGGTGGGCTGCACGGGCATAGGCCAAGGACCGGTTACCATTGGACGCTGAACCGCAAGCGAACTCCGGAAGAGCGGAGGCGGCTTTCCGAGCAAATGAAGGGTCTAGGCAATCCCCAGTGGAAGGGCGGGATAACGAGAGAAGCGGTCCGGCTTCGAAAGGAAATTTCTCCGGAACTTAGAAGATCGATTTATGAGCGGGATGGTTTCAAATGTAAACTTTGTCAGAAAACAGGCGGGCAATTAACCCTGCACCATAAAATACCATTGTATGCCGATAAAACGAAGAACACGGCCCCTGAGAATCTCGTAACTCTTTGTCGGGAGTGTCACCGAAAAGTAAACAACAACGAAAATGAATACGCCGGTTTGTTCGACACGGCGCCGGTCCCTTACCATTCGCGATCCAATGGGTGTTACCGTACGGTAAAATGGGAGGAAATAGAAAGCATAACCCCCAAGGGAATCGAAGAGACTTATGACATAGCAATGGACGGCCCGCATCACAATTTTGTTGCCAACGGTTTTGTGGTTCACAACTCCCAGCAGAGCCAGCGTTACGTGGGGGAACAGACGGCGAAACATGAAGGGGCGACTTTCGAGTACGTTATTCCTCCGAGCGTTGTGGATGCCGGACAGGCCGAATGGTTTGAAGAAAAAATGCAGACGATCCAGGGGTGGTACGACGAACTGAATGCCGCACTCGGAGAGGCCGGGGAGAAGTCACAGGAAGATGCCCGTTTTCTTCTCCCCAATGCCGCCGAGACCAAGATCGTGATCACCATGAATGCAAGGGAGTTACTCCACTTTTTCCGGGTCCGATGTTGTAACCGGGCGCAGTGGGAGATTCGGGCCATGGCCGAGCAGATGCTGGTCAAGCTCAAGGAGGCGGCGCCGAAACTCTTTGTCAATGCAGGTCCCGGTTGTGTTACCGGCAAGTGTCCCGAAGGGAAAATGACCTGCGGGAAGTCGGAAGAGATGCGGGAGAAATTCCTGAATATGTAAAACGATAAGACCATTCACCGCAGAGGCGCAGAGGACGCGGAGAAAAGCAAGGGCCAAAGGCCAAAGGCACAAAGGGAAAGGGAAGATCAAAACCAGAAAACATATAACCACGTAGAACACGGGGGGCACGGGGAAAAACGATTTTAAGGGAAAAACAGAAACCATCTCTCGCAAAGCACGCAAAGGATGCCAGGAAATGCAGAACATGGAAAAGTCGGAAGTAAAGAGAGAGAAGGTGTTCTCTGCGACCTTTGCGTCTCTGCGGTGAGGAATTGTTTTATATGTCTTTCAGTATTGCTGTTGCCGGGAAGGGGGGGACCGGGAAAACCAGTTTGACGGGGCTTCTGATCCGTTACCTGATCCGCCGGGGAAAAAGTCCGGTGATGGTGATCGATGCCGATGCCAACGCCAACCTGAACGAGGTCTTGGGCGTTGCCGTCGAGAACACGATCGGAGAACTCCGGGAGGAGATCCTGCACCGGGACGGCGCGCAGCCGGGGGGGATGTCGAAAGAGGCCTATTTCGAGATGATGATCCATCAGGTGATCTCGGAAGAGGAGGGATTTGATCTTCTCGTGATGGGACGGCCCGAAGGTCCGGGGTGCTACTGCTTTGTCAACAACCTGATCCGGAGGTATTCGGACGAACTTTCGTCCAGGTATCCCTACATGGTGACGGACAACGAGGCGGGGTTGGAACACTTGAGCCGTCGTACAACCCACGACACCGACCTGCTGCTTTTGATGAGCGATGCTTCCAGACGGGGTGTCCAGGCCGCACACCGTGTCCAGGGGCTGGTCAATGAGTTGAAGCTCAATATTAAACGGACGGCGCTGATTCTCAACCGGGTGGAGGGTGAGCCCGACCCGGAGTTGTTGCGATATATCAAAGAGCAGGGCATGATCGTCGCCGGGGTGGTTCCCGCCGATCCGGCGATTACGGAATATGATGCCCGGGGGAAGCCGATCATTCAGTTGCCGGATGATTCCCCTGTGGTGGTCGCCTTCGAGAAGATTCTCGATTCCCTGGAGATCCGCTGACGGGGGACCTGATCCGGAAGGGACGGCATGACGGCACGGCGTGTGGCCATTATCGGTGCCGGGGTTGTGGGAACGGCCGTTGGTGCATTGCTTGCGGGGAAGGGATACCGGATCACGGGCATTGCCTCCCGGCGTCTTGCCTCGGCGGAGAAGGCGGTCCGTTATGTGGGGGCCGGGACGGCATCGGAAGACGTGGCCGGCACGGCCGGGCAGGCGGAGGTGATCTTCATCACCACGCCGGATGGTGCGATTCGGTCGGTTTGTGAAAAGATTGTGAAAAACGGGGGGGTGACGAAAGAAAGTACGGTCATCCACTGTTGCGGCGCTCATTCGGCCGACCTCCTGGACCCGGCCCGAAGCTGCGGTGCTTCGGTCCTTTCGATCCACCCCCTCCAGACGATGGCCGATATTGATCAGGCCGTGCGGAATCTTCCCGGGTCCTATTTTGCACTGGACGGGGATGAAAAGGCGCTCACGACGGGCAGAGCGCTGATCCGGGCACTGGGGGGAACGGCGATGGTCATCCCCTCGGAAGGGAAGATGCTTTACCACGGAGCGGCTGTCGTTGCCTGTAACTATTTTGTCGCCCTGATTTTTCAGGCACTCCGAATGTTCGAGGCTATCGGGATTCCCAGGGAAGAAGGACTTCCGGCTCTGATGCCTCTCATCGGCGGGACGGTGAAGAATCTTGAGCGGGTTGGTATTCCGAAGGCGCTGACCGGTCCCATTGAGCGGGGCGATGTGGAGACGATCGAAGGGCATCTCGCCGCCTTTGATGCCTTGATGCCGGACGGCAGGAAGATCTACTGCGAGCTGGGACGGATTGCGGTCGATGTGGCGGAGGCGAAAGGGAGTATCCGTCCAGAGACCCAAGAGAGGCTCCTGAAATTATTGAATGTGAAATCGGGTTAAACTGCTTGAACGGTTTCAACGGTTATCTTAAACGGAGGAGGTAGAGCGCATGTTACTGATTGGAGAGCGTATCAATGTGATTACGAAGGTACAACGGGCGGCCATGGAGGCCCGGGACCCGAAGCCGATCCAGGAGATTGCAAGGGCACAGGTCGAAGCCGGCGCCAACATGCTTGATATCAATATCGGTCCCGCCGAGGATGACGGACCGGAGCTGATGGACTGGATCGTCAAGACCGTGCAGGAGGTGGTGCAGGTCCCTCTTTCCCTGGATACGACGAACCTCGATGCCATCCGGGCGGGGCTCAAGGCGCACAACAATGAATGGGGCAAGCCGATGATCAACTCCACTTCCGGTGAAACGGTACGGCTCAACACCTTCATGCCCGTGGCGGCGGAGTTCCAGTGTGATATCATCGGGCTGTGTCTCTCCGGTTCGGGACTTCCGGCGGATGCCAACGAGCGGTGCGCCATTGCCGTGGATATTATGGGGAAGGCCGCCGAAGTGGGGCTGCCCGTTGAGAATATCCACCTGGATCCGCTGGTGCTGATGCTCAACGGGAATCAGGAACAGGCCATGCACTGTATTAACGCCGTGGAGATGTTCCAGACTCTGAACGATCCGCCCATGAAAACCGTCGTCGGTCTTTCCAATATCGCCAATACGGCGCCCATGAAGATGAAGGGGATCCTCACGGCCGTCTTCTATAAGATGCTTGTTGATGCGGGTCTCTCCGGGGCGATTATCGACACCCTCGAAAAAGATTTCATGGAGGTTGTTCGTACCGGCGATCCGACATCGGTGTATCCGGCGGAGGATGTGGAAAAGACCATGAAGGTGATGCGGGGAGAGATTATGTATGCCCACTCATTCTTAGAGGTTTGATTATTGATGAAGTCGTATTCCGGATTTCGTTCATGGTTCGACAAGCTCACCACGAACGGTCTATTAAGCTTTCCGAGCATGTGGTTCGACAAGCTCACCACGAACGGTCTATTAAGCTTGCCGAACCACATGCTCGGAAGCTTGTCGAACCACACGAACGGAATATCAATCACTTACACCGTTCGCCCTGAGCTTGTCGAAGGGCTTCGTGACTTTTTACGACACCATCATTATTGAAGAGGAGAAAACAATGGCTGTGGAACTTCTGAAGGAAAACTATTCCGGAAAGGTTCTTTCCGTGACAATCGGAGTGGGGGATAAAGCGGTGACCGTGGGGGGAGCGACGGCGCTGCCCTTTCATGCGTTTGAAGGGGAAGTGGGACACCGGCCGCTGATTGCTTACGAAGTCCTTGACGTCTTGCCGGAGGATCCGCCGGAGGCGCTCCAGGAGGAGTTAGGGGCGGTCTGGGATGATCCCGCGAAGTGGGCCAAATATTGTCAGGATGAATTAGGAGCCCGGGCGGTAGCGCTCCGTCTGGTCAGCACCGACCCGGACGGCCAGGATGCCTCTCCGGAATCGGCCGCCGAAACGGTAAAAAAGGTCCTGGCTGCCATTGATATTCCGCTGATTATCCTCGGTTGTTTTAAGGAAGCCAAGGATGGCGCCGTACTCAAGGTGGTCGCCGATGCCGCCCGGGGGCATAACTGTCTGATCGGGAAGGCCCAGGAAGAAAATTATAAGACCATTGCCGCCGCGGCCACGGCCAACGGCCATAAAATGATTGCCTTCTCCAATCTTGATTTCAACCTGGCCAAACAGATCAACATCCTTTTGAGCCAGGCAGATTTTGACATCAATAACGTGGTGACCGACCCGACGGCCAGCGCCCTCGGTTACGGTCTGGAATATACCTACTCCGTCATAGAGCGGATCCGTGCGGCCGGGTTGGTACAGAATGATGCCATGATGCAGCCCCCCATGTTTTTAGATCTCTCTTCGGTGGTCTGGAAGGTGAAGGAGGTCAAGGCGTCGGAAGAGGATCTGCCGGAATGGGGAGATCGAACGGAACGGGCCGTGCATTGGGAAGCCGCAACCGCGACGAGCCTGCTCATGGCCGGAGCGGAAATTCTGGTAATGAGTTCTCCCCGTGCGATCCGGACGGTAGAGAAGACCCTTGATGAATTGATGCCCGCATAATTTATATGTTGAACCCACCCCTTTTTCGATAAAGGAGAAAAGAGAAAATGGCACTTACCGGAATTGAAATCTTCAAGCATCTTCCGAAGACAAACTGTAAGGACTGCGGGTTTCCGACCTGTCTGGCTTTTGCCATGAAGTTGGCGGCCAAGCAGGCCTCCCTGGAAGATTGTCCCCATGCCTCGGATGAGGCGAAAGAATTTTTGGGGGCCGCTTCGGCCCCGCCGGTCCGCAAGGTGGTCATCGGCGCCGGAGATGCCGCCTGGACGCTGGGGGAGGAGACGGTCCTCTTCCGTCATGAAAAGAAGTTCGTGAACCCTTCCGCCTATGCCGTTCAGGTCGCCGATAATGATCCCGAACTTGCCGCCGGGGTGGAAGCGATCGCCGCCTTCAAGGTGGACCGTGTCGGGGAGGATTACGGGGTCAATCTGATTGCATTGCAGGATGCCTCCGGTGATGCCGGGACCTTTTCCGCAGCGGTGAAAACGGTGGTCGAGAAGGCGCCGAAGCTCGGTATTGTCCTGATGACGCAAAAGCCCGCTCTTGTGGAAGCGGGGCTTTCCGCCTGTGAAGGAAAGAACCCTCTCGTCAATGGCGCCGATGCCGAAAATATCGATGCGCTCCTGCCGATAGTCAAGGGGAAGGCCTCACTCGTCGTAAGCGCCGCCGACCTGGATACGTTATCCGACCTGGTGGAGAAGGCGAAGGCCGCAGGTGTGGAGGATCTGATCCTCGATCCGGCGCCGGAGAATGCGCGGGAGGCGCTGGAACGGTTGACCCGGATCCGCCGTCTTGCGATCAAGAAGAACTACAAGCCGTTCGGCTATCCCCTCTGGATGTCCGCCGTGCATGAGGATCCTCAGGTCGAGGGGACCCTGGCAACGATCGGTACGATGAAATATGCCTCGGTGATCCTTCTTTCGCAACTTCGCATCTGGGAGATGCTGGGGCTCCTGACGGGGCGTCTCAACATTTACACCGACCCCCAGAAGCCGATGCAGGTGGAACAGAAGGTCTATGAAATCGGAAATGTGAACGGGGATTCGCCGTTGATTGTGACGACGAATTTTGCACTGACCTATTTCATTGTCGCAGGCGAGATCGAAAACAGTAAGGTGGCAACCCGCCTTGCCGTACAGGATGTAGAAGGGCTTTCGGTCCTGACGGCGTGGGCGGCCGGAAAGTTTACGGCCGGCAAGATTGCTGAATTCATCAAGGAATCCGATGTGGCGTCGAACCTGACCCGCAAAGAGGTGATTCTGCCGGGGTATGTCTCGGTTCTCTCCGGGGCGCTGGAAGAGAAATTAGGCGGCGGCTGGAAGGTCGTCGTGGGGCCCCGGGAAGCCAACCAGCTTCCGCAGTTCCTGAAGAGTTGCGCACAGGGATAAAACCTTCCGGTCCGATTGCGCGAACGGAAGTCTCTTCGGTATGATGATCAAAGATTCCTGCGGCGGTCAATGGGGCCGGTCGCAGAAGGAGTGTGCCGTACCCTGATGATGGATGGGGTGCAATACTCCGTTTGGGTTTGAAAACAGGAAATCAGGAGGTTTTTGTTATGTCCAAGGAAATTGCCTCGGCGGCCATTCGGGCCTCTCACGAGATTATTGAACGGGTAGACAAGATGCTGACGGAGGTTGCTGCGGAAAAGGGCGACGATTTTGCCTTTGAGTTTATCGACACCGGTTACTTCCTTCCACATCTCTATGCCATGACCGGTTTTGCCGTCAAGACCATCGGCGATATGCGGACGGCCTTTGAAGAGTACGTTCGTCCTCTTCTGACGCCGGTACCCGACGAGCAGGTTTACAAACCCTATCTGGGTGAGGCGCTGGATGCCGGCATGGCGACCCTTTTTGCACAGGAGATCCTGATGGCTCTCCGGTATATCCGGGGACTGGAACCGGTGACCGATCCCGAAATAGACCTGACGTATAACGGTTTCATTACCGATTCGATCCTCCGGGACCTCGGGTTCCAGCTTGTGGACGGTTCGATGCCGGGCTACGTGGTGATCCTCGGCGCCGCCGAGAGTGACGAGCGGGCGGAACAGATCGTACGGGATCTGCAACAGAAGAATATCCTCATTTTCCTGGCGGGAAATGTGAAGGGGGAGAGCGTGACGAAGCAGCTCCACCGCCGCGGGGTGGAGATGGGGTGGCCGACGCGAATTGTGCCGCTCGGCCCCGACACGGAGCATGCCATTTATGCTTTGCACTGGGCGGCCCGTGCCGGGCTGACCTTCGGGGGGTTGAAGCCGGGCGATTATCAGTTGAATTTGAAATATTCCCTCAACCGGGTCTTTGCTTTTGCGATTGTGTTAGGGGAACTGGACGACATGAAATGGGCCACCGGCGCCGGCGCCATCAATCAGGGCTTTCCGGCGGTCTGTGATACCGACGTTCCCGAGATCCGGCCCCGCGGTGTCTGTACCTATGAGCATGTGGTGCGGGAACTCGATCAGGACAAGATTGTCCAGACGGCGATTGAAACCCGGGGGCTCAAGATCATTGTACAAAAACCGCCGATTACCGTGGCCTATGGTCCGGCCTTTGAAGGGGAGCGGATCCGGAAGGAAGATACCTATCTGGAATTCGGCGGCAACAAGTCGCCTGCCTTCGAACTGGTGCGGATGAAAGAGCTGGATGAGATTGAAGACGGGAAGGTCGAAGTCATCGGGACGGAGAATGTTGAGAAGTACGAGGCGGGCGGAGTCCTTCCTCTCGGTGTCGTGATTGAGGTTGCCGGCCGGAAGATGCAGAAGGATTTTGAGCCGGTCCTGGAGCGGAAGACCCACGATTTCGTCAACATGGCCCAGGGGGTTTGGCACATGGGACAGCGGGACATCTGCTGGGCCCGGATCAGCAAGGACGCCTTCAACGAG contains the following coding sequences:
- the thyX gene encoding FAD-dependent thymidylate synthase; translation: MGQAKLHVELLRHTPRPEEVVAMGAKLCYSPANIDDLKAGIESKDQSAFVDKLVSMGHMSPVEHVTFTFGVEGISRACSHQIVRHRVASYCLSGDTVIKGARQKSRGYKRFTVKSLFDRTLSPHGRSRLKLIRLNSLDEEKQVFSRGKIKDIFYTGKNEVWEVKLNNGRTIKATPNHRFLTKEGWLPLKDIARLRPKLAVNGVTCKAPEFALLRDKIWLYERYNSENLTQEEIGELLGCSKHTVRSWIRRHGLQKETGGLHGHRPRTGYHWTLNRKRTPEERRRLSEQMKGLGNPQWKGGITREAVRLRKEISPELRRSIYERDGFKCKLCQKTGGQLTLHHKIPLYADKTKNTAPENLVTLCRECHRKVNNNENEYAGLFDTAPVPYHSRSNGCYRTVKWEEIESITPKGIEETYDIAMDGPHHNFVANGFVVHNSQQSQRYVGEQTAKHEGATFEYVIPPSVVDAGQAEWFEEKMQTIQGWYDELNAALGEAGEKSQEDARFLLPNAAETKIVITMNARELLHFFRVRCCNRAQWEIRAMAEQMLVKLKEAAPKLFVNAGPGCVTGKCPEGKMTCGKSEEMREKFLNM
- a CDS encoding carbon monoxide dehydrogenase, with amino-acid sequence MSFSIAVAGKGGTGKTSLTGLLIRYLIRRGKSPVMVIDADANANLNEVLGVAVENTIGELREEILHRDGAQPGGMSKEAYFEMMIHQVISEEEGFDLLVMGRPEGPGCYCFVNNLIRRYSDELSSRYPYMVTDNEAGLEHLSRRTTHDTDLLLLMSDASRRGVQAAHRVQGLVNELKLNIKRTALILNRVEGEPDPELLRYIKEQGMIVAGVVPADPAITEYDARGKPIIQLPDDSPVVVAFEKILDSLEIR
- a CDS encoding DUF2520 domain-containing protein — its product is MTARRVAIIGAGVVGTAVGALLAGKGYRITGIASRRLASAEKAVRYVGAGTASEDVAGTAGQAEVIFITTPDGAIRSVCEKIVKNGGVTKESTVIHCCGAHSADLLDPARSCGASVLSIHPLQTMADIDQAVRNLPGSYFALDGDEKALTTGRALIRALGGTAMVIPSEGKMLYHGAAVVACNYFVALIFQALRMFEAIGIPREEGLPALMPLIGGTVKNLERVGIPKALTGPIERGDVETIEGHLAAFDALMPDGRKIYCELGRIAVDVAEAKGSIRPETQERLLKLLNVKSG
- a CDS encoding dihydropteroate synthase; this encodes MLLIGERINVITKVQRAAMEARDPKPIQEIARAQVEAGANMLDINIGPAEDDGPELMDWIVKTVQEVVQVPLSLDTTNLDAIRAGLKAHNNEWGKPMINSTSGETVRLNTFMPVAAEFQCDIIGLCLSGSGLPADANERCAIAVDIMGKAAEVGLPVENIHLDPLVLMLNGNQEQAMHCINAVEMFQTLNDPPMKTVVGLSNIANTAPMKMKGILTAVFYKMLVDAGLSGAIIDTLEKDFMEVVRTGDPTSVYPAEDVEKTMKVMRGEIMYAHSFLEV
- a CDS encoding acetyl-CoA decarbonylase/synthase complex subunit delta: MAVELLKENYSGKVLSVTIGVGDKAVTVGGATALPFHAFEGEVGHRPLIAYEVLDVLPEDPPEALQEELGAVWDDPAKWAKYCQDELGARAVALRLVSTDPDGQDASPESAAETVKKVLAAIDIPLIILGCFKEAKDGAVLKVVADAARGHNCLIGKAQEENYKTIAAAATANGHKMIAFSNLDFNLAKQINILLSQADFDINNVVTDPTASALGYGLEYTYSVIERIRAAGLVQNDAMMQPPMFLDLSSVVWKVKEVKASEEDLPEWGDRTERAVHWEAATATSLLMAGAEILVMSSPRAIRTVEKTLDELMPA
- a CDS encoding acetyl-CoA decarbonylase/synthase complex subunit gamma, translating into MALTGIEIFKHLPKTNCKDCGFPTCLAFAMKLAAKQASLEDCPHASDEAKEFLGAASAPPVRKVVIGAGDAAWTLGEETVLFRHEKKFVNPSAYAVQVADNDPELAAGVEAIAAFKVDRVGEDYGVNLIALQDASGDAGTFSAAVKTVVEKAPKLGIVLMTQKPALVEAGLSACEGKNPLVNGADAENIDALLPIVKGKASLVVSAADLDTLSDLVEKAKAAGVEDLILDPAPENAREALERLTRIRRLAIKKNYKPFGYPLWMSAVHEDPQVEGTLATIGTMKYASVILLSQLRIWEMLGLLTGRLNIYTDPQKPMQVEQKVYEIGNVNGDSPLIVTTNFALTYFIVAGEIENSKVATRLAVQDVEGLSVLTAWAAGKFTAGKIAEFIKESDVASNLTRKEVILPGYVSVLSGALEEKLGGGWKVVVGPREANQLPQFLKSCAQG
- the cdhC gene encoding CO dehydrogenase/CO-methylating acetyl-CoA synthase complex subunit beta; translation: MSKEIASAAIRASHEIIERVDKMLTEVAAEKGDDFAFEFIDTGYFLPHLYAMTGFAVKTIGDMRTAFEEYVRPLLTPVPDEQVYKPYLGEALDAGMATLFAQEILMALRYIRGLEPVTDPEIDLTYNGFITDSILRDLGFQLVDGSMPGYVVILGAAESDERAEQIVRDLQQKNILIFLAGNVKGESVTKQLHRRGVEMGWPTRIVPLGPDTEHAIYALHWAARAGLTFGGLKPGDYQLNLKYSLNRVFAFAIVLGELDDMKWATGAGAINQGFPAVCDTDVPEIRPRGVCTYEHVVRELDQDKIVQTAIETRGLKIIVQKPPITVAYGPAFEGERIRKEDTYLEFGGNKSPAFELVRMKELDEIEDGKVEVIGTENVEKYEAGGVLPLGVVIEVAGRKMQKDFEPVLERKTHDFVNMAQGVWHMGQRDICWARISKDAFNEGFRIEHFGEIHVAMMKSKFPAITDKVQVKIYTDEADVLRIREEARKVYHERDIRVANMTDESVDTYYSCLLCQSFAPNHVCVVSPERLGLCGAVNWMDAKAAFEINPTGGNQPVKKGETTDAVKGRWKGVDEYVQKESHGALDGFSAYSLMDAPMTSCGCFEAIVALVPEANGIMVVDRGYTGMTPVGMKFSTLAGTVGGGTQTPGFVGIGKYFLTSKKFLTADGGFKRIVWLTTSIKNQLGEALKQRAEEIGDPDFLDKVADETVATDAEQLVEFLSEKEHPALTMDSIF